One genomic region from Nymphaea colorata isolate Beijing-Zhang1983 chromosome 12, ASM883128v2, whole genome shotgun sequence encodes:
- the LOC116266268 gene encoding uncharacterized protein LOC116266268: MGYVNNGSEIMERSHKKTGKKKRSLSETDLVDTEKNVDNDLVNEAMNSYNMEEPTMEEKLANLDLRDGSKMIKPLDENNLEDRLPSADSVGVLLQQALNADDRALLLECLYTQDEKVIRKSIISLNPSHFFKLLSYIASVIQSRGAVVACTIPWLKNLILHHSSSLMSQNSSLRALNSISQLIESRTSNFESALKLSTCLDLLEISDDAVADISMTPAVVYEDKDDSDGELTDATETDEDGEESEEAFL; encoded by the exons ATGGGTTACG TGAATAATGGTTCAGAAATAATGGAGCGCAGCCacaaaaaaactggaaaaaaaaagcGATCTTTATCAGAGACTGATCTCGTGGATACAGAAAAGAATGTTGATAATG ACCTTGTAAATGAGGCTATGAACTCATACAACATGGAGGAGCctacaatggaagaaaaacttGCAAATCTAGACCTAAGAGATGGTTCCAAAATGATTAAGCCACTTGATGAGAATAATCTGGAGGATCGGCTACCTAGTGCAGACTCCGTTGGCGTTTTGCTTCAACAAGCACTGAATGCTGATGACAGAGCTCTTTTGTTGGAGTGCCTTTACACACAAGATGAAAAG GTTATTAGGAAATCGATCATTTCGCTGAATCCATCACACTTCTTCAAGCTTTTGAGTTATATTGCGTCTGTAATCCAGTCAAG GGGAGCTGTAGTAGCTTGCACGATTCCATGGTTAAAAAATCTGATACTTCACCATTCTAGCAGTCTGATGTCCCAAAATTCTTCACTTCGTGCACTGAATTCTATATCTCAG CTTATTGAATCAAggacatcaaattttgaatcagCACTCAAGTTATCTACTTGCTTGGACCTTTTAGAG ATATCTGATGATGCAGTAGCTGATATAAGCATGACACCAGCTGTTGTATATGAAGATAAGGACGATAGTGATGGAGAATTAACAGATGCTACTGAAACTGATGAAGAtggagaagaaagtgaagaggCCTTCCTATAA
- the LOC116265848 gene encoding transmembrane 9 superfamily member 3-like: protein MKKMARFFQLVLLLFVGLRVEADGSDHKYIEKEDVPLYVNKVGPFHNPSETYRYYDLPFCIPDHVNEKKEDLGEVLNGDRLVDAPYQLNFQVDKESEVLCKKKLTKEDVAKFKNAVLKDYYFQMYYDDLPIWGFIGKVDREDKDDPSEFKYLLYKHIHFDISYNKDRVIEINVQTDANLAVDISEEKEMEVDFLYSVKWKETDIPFEKRMDKYSKSSSAPQHLEIHWFSIINSCVTVLLLTGFLATILMRVLKNDFIKYSHDEESADDQEETGWKYIHGDVFRYPKHKSLFAAVVGSGTQLFTLTIFIFILSLVGVFYPYNRGALFTALVVIYALTSGIAGYTATSTYLQLEGTNWVRNLLLTGCLFCGPLFLTFCFLNTVAIVYSATAALPVGTILVILLIWALVTSPLLVLGGIAGKNSKTEFQAPCRTKKYPREIPPLPWYRGTIPQMAMAGFLPFSAIYIELYYIFASVWGHKIYTIYSILFIVFIILIIVTAFITVALTYFQLAVEDHEWWWRSVVCGGSTGVFIFGYCIYYYHARSDMSGFMQTSFFFGYMACICYGFFLMLGTVGFRASLLFVRHIYRSIKCE from the exons ATGAAGAAGATGGCGCGGTTTTTTCAATTGGTGTTGCTTCTATTCGTTGGTCTAAGGGTTGAAGCCGACGGGTCAGATCATAAGTATATAGAGAAAGAAGATGTTCCTTTGTATGTCAACAAAGTAGGCCCTTTTCATAACCCAAG CGAAACATACCGCTATTATGACCTGCCATTCTGTATACCAG ATCATGTcaatgagaaaaaggaagatcTTGGTGAAGTTCTGAATGGCGATCGCTTAGTTGATGCACCATATCAGCTGAACTTTCAGGTTGACAAAGAGTCAGAAGTCCTTTGTAAGAAGAAGTTGACAAAAGAAGATGTAGCCAAGTTTAAGAATGCTGTCCTAAAGGACTACTACTTCCAGATGTACTATGACGATTTGCCTATTTGGGGTTTCATAGGGAAGGTAGACAGAGAGGACAAAGATGACCCAAGCGAGTTTAAGTATTTACTCTATAAACATATCCATTTTGACATTTCCTACAACAAAGATCGTGTCATAGAGATTAATGTTCAGACTGACGCCAATTTGGCTGTTGACATATcagaggaaaaagaaatggaagtaGATTTCTTATACTCAGTGAAGTGGAAAGAGACTGATATCCCTTTCGAGAAAAGAATGGACAAGTATTCAAAGTCATCTTCAGCACCTCAACACTTGGAAATTCATTGGTTCTCTATAATAAATTCATGTGTCACAGTTCTTCTCCTAACTGGATTCCTTGCAACTATTCTCATGCGTGTGCTTAAGAATGATTTTATCAA ATACTCTCATGATGAGGAGTCAGCTGATGACCAAGAAGAAACTGGGTGGAAATATATCCATGGGGATGTATTCCGATACCCCAAGCACAAGTCATTATTTGCTGCAGTTGTTGGATCAGGAACTCAGCTGTTCACTCT GACAATATTTATCTTTATCCTTTCACTAGTTGGGGTATTTTATCCATACAACCGAGGTGCATTATTTACTGCATTAGTTGTTATATATGCGCTTACCTCTGGAATCGCTGGTTACACAGCAACCTCCACTTACTTGCAGCTGGAAGGAACAAACTGG GTAAGAAATTTGTTGCTGACTGGATGTCTATTCTGTGGACCCCTCTTCTTAACATTTTGTTTCCTTAACACTGTGGCTATCGTATATAGTGCAACTGCAGCTTTACCAGTTGGCACAATCCTGGTGATTCTTCTTATATGGGCACTGGTGACATCTCCATTGCTTGTATTGGGAGGGATTGCTGGTAAGAACAGCAAAACTGAGTTCCAAGCTCCTTGTCGTACAAAGAAATACCCAAGAGAGATACCTCCATTACCATGGTACAGAGGAACCATCCCTCAGATGGCTATGGCTGGGTTTCTTCCTTTCAGTGCAATCTACATTGAGCTCTACTACATATTTGCAAGTGTATGGGGTCACAAAATCTATACCATTTACAGCATCCTATTTATAGTCTTTATCATCCTCATAATCGTTACTGCCTTCATCACAGTCGCACTGACTTACTTCCAGCTTGCAGTGGAGGACCACGAATGGTGGTGGAG ATCTGTTGTTTGTGGAGGTTCTACTGGAGTATTTATCTTTGGCTATTGCATCTACTACTATCATGCAAGATCAGATATGTCTGGTTTTATGCAgacatcttttttctttggctATATGGCCTGTATATGCTATGGGTTCTTCCTGATGTTGGGCACCGTTGGTTTCCGTGCATCATTACTGTTTGTTCGCCACATATATAGATCAATCAAATGCGAATGA